From the Mycoplasmatota bacterium genome, one window contains:
- a CDS encoding SIMPL domain-containing protein (The SIMPL domain is named for its presence in mouse protein SIMPL (signalling molecule that associates with mouse pelle-like kinase). Bacterial member BP26, from Brucella, was shown to assemble into a channel-like structure, while YggE from E. coli has been associated with resistance to oxidative stress.) has product MRILKVKGVGKSTKTPDSVVILFKIISKGYDYDKVINDLNERTAILRNDIVKAGFAKEDLKTTNFTIDTEYKYKDGENIFTGYKAVHELKLEFDFNQIILNNLLRTLSTSEADPEYKIVFEVKDKRAFKDEILVDAVNNAKQNASVISNAASVKLGKIMNIDYDYRDIVYRSGVVLEKAMLNSTSLDIYPEDVTGTDTVFIEWEIEDNMI; this is encoded by the coding sequence ATGCGAATATTAAAGGTAAAAGGTGTTGGAAAAAGTACCAAGACACCTGATTCCGTAGTTATTTTATTTAAAATAATAAGTAAAGGTTATGATTATGATAAAGTGATAAATGATTTAAATGAAAGAACAGCTATTCTAAGAAATGATATTGTTAAAGCAGGATTTGCTAAAGAGGATTTAAAAACAACGAATTTTACAATTGATACTGAATATAAGTATAAAGATGGAGAAAATATTTTTACTGGATATAAAGCGGTACATGAATTGAAACTTGAATTTGATTTTAATCAAATTATATTAAATAATCTGTTAAGAACTCTCTCAACAAGTGAAGCAGATCCAGAATATAAAATTGTATTTGAAGTTAAAGATAAAAGAGCGTTTAAAGATGAGATACTGGTTGATGCAGTAAATAACGCCAAACAAAATGCTTCAGTGATATCAAATGCAGCATCAGTTAAATTAGGTAAAATTATGAATATAGACTATGATTACAGAGATATTGTCTATCGCTCAGGGGTTGTGTTAGAGAAAGCAATGTTAAATTCAACGAGTTTAGATATTTATCCAGAAGATGTTACAGGAACAGATACAGTTTTCATTGAGTGGGAAATTGAAGATAATATGATATAG
- a CDS encoding DUF1905 domain-containing protein, producing the protein MIYEFDTELIKLEGRMHWTVFYVPISVEEAFGTNGRVYVKTMIDGYQFEGILMPSKKGHYMVFNREFQNICHKKIGDIIHVKLEKNDEIKTLRIPDIMIKKMKNNSLLLQAFNALPHQIKQEEIHKIMSVKTEETRIKRLDALINKLLN; encoded by the coding sequence ATGATTTATGAATTTGATACGGAATTAATAAAATTGGAAGGGAGGATGCACTGGACAGTCTTTTATGTTCCAATATCAGTTGAAGAAGCCTTTGGTACGAACGGAAGGGTCTATGTAAAAACAATGATTGATGGATATCAATTTGAAGGGATTCTAATGCCAAGTAAAAAAGGCCATTATATGGTCTTTAACAGAGAATTTCAAAATATCTGTCATAAGAAAATTGGAGATATAATCCATGTAAAACTTGAAAAAAATGATGAGATTAAAACATTGAGAATCCCAGATATTATGATTAAGAAAATGAAAAACAACTCTCTATTACTACAAGCATTTAACGCCCTACCTCATCAAATTAAACAAGAAGAAATCCATAAAATTATGAGTGTAAAAACTGAAGAAACAAGAATAAAAAGGTTAGACGCTCTAATAAATAAGTTGCTAAATTAA
- a CDS encoding DUF1576 domain-containing protein has translation MRYKLKGKRITQSHIENKKKLLVLLIFACSFVLFGLVVDTPENILLGMKKIILDRDTLITDYIQVGGIGAAFVNSGLLTLIFIYMLYRMKININGVSYAAIFSITGFALFGKNIFNVWFVIIGVYLYAKFQKEKFSRYVYIALFGTAMAPIATEFIFAEYLPWYTGLFLGIFLGILIGFIIAPLSTHLLKMHQGYNLYNIGFTAGLVSTVVVSILKSYGYIPNRRLIYSEGNNFLFSVFLMSLFIIMIIIGFIGNNKSFKNYLKIWTYTGRLVTDYITLEGLNLTLINMGLTGLISTSYVLLVGGELSGPTIGGILVVVGFSAFGKHPKNILPIFLGVYLGALTKIWDINNPSIILAALFGTSLAPIAGEFGIIIGALAAYIHLSVTLSVVSLHGGLNLYNNGFSAGLVATFLVPIIDAFRRDESSET, from the coding sequence ATGAGGTATAAGTTAAAGGGAAAAAGAATAACACAATCTCATATTGAAAATAAAAAGAAACTTCTAGTATTACTTATTTTTGCATGTTCTTTTGTCCTATTTGGGTTAGTGGTCGATACCCCAGAAAACATATTATTGGGAATGAAAAAAATTATTCTAGACCGTGATACATTAATAACCGATTATATTCAAGTTGGAGGGATAGGAGCAGCGTTTGTAAATTCCGGATTATTAACCCTCATTTTTATTTATATGTTATATCGAATGAAAATTAACATAAATGGTGTTAGTTATGCTGCAATATTCTCAATTACTGGATTTGCTTTATTTGGGAAGAATATATTTAATGTATGGTTTGTGATAATTGGTGTGTATCTATATGCCAAATTTCAAAAAGAAAAGTTTTCAAGATATGTTTATATTGCATTATTTGGTACAGCGATGGCACCAATCGCAACGGAATTTATTTTTGCTGAATATTTACCTTGGTATACAGGACTCTTCTTGGGTATTTTTTTAGGTATCTTAATCGGATTTATTATTGCTCCACTATCAACGCACCTATTAAAGATGCATCAAGGGTATAATCTTTACAATATTGGTTTTACCGCAGGGTTAGTTTCAACAGTCGTCGTATCAATATTAAAATCATATGGATATATCCCTAACAGAAGATTAATCTATTCTGAAGGAAATAATTTTTTATTTAGTGTTTTCTTAATGAGTCTATTTATTATAATGATAATTATTGGCTTTATAGGGAATAATAAATCATTTAAAAATTATCTTAAAATATGGACATACACAGGACGACTTGTTACAGACTATATTACATTAGAAGGACTTAATTTAACCCTAATTAATATGGGATTAACTGGTTTAATTTCTACAAGTTATGTGCTTTTGGTTGGTGGAGAATTGAGTGGACCAACAATCGGTGGTATTTTAGTTGTTGTGGGATTTAGTGCTTTTGGAAAACATCCAAAGAACATCCTACCTATCTTTTTAGGTGTTTATTTAGGTGCTTTGACCAAAATTTGGGATATAAACAATCCATCTATTATATTAGCTGCTTTATTTGGGACCTCTTTAGCCCCTATAGCTGGTGAATTCGGTATTATTATAGGAGCATTAGCTGCATATATTCATCTTTCGGTTACCTTAAGTGTTGTTTCCTTACATGGAGGATTGAATTTATACAATAATGGTTTTTCTGCTGGTTTAGTAGCTACATTTTTAGTACCAATTATCGATGCATTTAGAAGGGATGAATCAAGTGAAACATAG
- a CDS encoding YcaQ family DNA glycosylase, translating into MKITKKQARLHLLEYQKLLTPQRLNDKEGIMTYIRQVGSIQYDPLSIIDTNPNLVLQSRIKNYQSKDLTDLLYKNRLLIDDWDKNQCIYPIEDWPYFRRYREKGLRSHTKVDLSEHEIIQKVKTLVKEKGPISSKDLNYDEKINWFWGDTKISKVALESLYYWGEVVIHHKKGIRKYYDLTEKVLPEEIYQMKEPNQSLEDFIRWNVKRRIGSIGLLWNKASDAFLGIYFMKSKDRNRAFNQLLNNKEIIEIEVEGINTSFFIRKSDEWILDKVLSGISYRKEVSFIAPLDNLMWDRKLIKELFNFDYTWEVYKPKEERVYGYYVLPVLYGEQFIARFEPVFNKSTKTLQIVNWWFEKDVKPSQELYKKIDEAINRFAKYLNASNIQYICKIDGKYD; encoded by the coding sequence ATGAAAATTACAAAAAAACAAGCGAGATTACATTTATTAGAATATCAAAAATTGCTTACCCCACAACGATTAAATGATAAAGAGGGGATAATGACCTACATTCGTCAAGTAGGTTCTATTCAATATGATCCCTTAAGTATTATTGATACAAACCCTAATCTTGTCCTACAATCACGGATTAAAAATTATCAGTCAAAGGATTTAACTGATTTATTATATAAAAATCGTTTGTTAATCGATGATTGGGATAAAAATCAATGTATTTATCCAATAGAGGATTGGCCTTATTTTCGAAGGTACAGAGAAAAGGGCTTAAGAAGTCATACGAAGGTAGATTTAAGTGAACATGAAATAATTCAGAAAGTTAAAACATTAGTCAAAGAAAAAGGTCCTATATCTTCTAAAGATTTAAACTATGATGAAAAGATAAATTGGTTTTGGGGAGATACAAAAATATCTAAGGTGGCACTAGAAAGTCTTTATTATTGGGGAGAGGTTGTTATTCATCATAAGAAGGGCATTCGAAAATACTATGATTTGACTGAAAAAGTACTCCCTGAAGAAATTTATCAAATGAAGGAACCAAATCAATCCCTAGAAGATTTTATAAGATGGAATGTTAAAAGAAGAATAGGTAGTATTGGTCTTTTATGGAATAAAGCAAGTGATGCTTTTTTAGGTATTTATTTTATGAAAAGTAAGGATAGAAACCGTGCATTTAATCAATTATTAAATAATAAGGAAATTATTGAAATAGAAGTAGAAGGGATTAATACGTCATTTTTTATTAGGAAAAGTGATGAGTGGATATTAGACAAAGTATTAAGTGGGATTAGTTATAGAAAAGAAGTATCTTTTATCGCACCACTTGATAATTTAATGTGGGACAGAAAATTGATCAAGGAACTTTTTAATTTTGATTATACATGGGAAGTATATAAACCCAAAGAAGAAAGAGTTTATGGGTATTATGTTTTGCCAGTTTTATATGGAGAACAATTTATTGCTCGATTTGAACCAGTATTTAATAAATCGACTAAAACCTTACAAATTGTTAACTGGTGGTTTGAAAAAGATGTCAAACCATCACAAGAACTATATAAGAAAATAGATGAAGCCATTAATCGGTTTGCGAAATATTTAAACGCATCTAATATACAATATATATGTAAAATAGATGGAAAATATGACTAA
- a CDS encoding DUF2087 domain-containing protein: protein MNFEEIFWGSSIDEIKRGYVYLKKEGIYICLCCNEVFEEGMIYQKDNAFMDAKKAVEIHLVDKHQSMFHYLLEMDKKYTSLTEHQKQLILKFYNGLSDKDIAKEMSGSTSTVRNQRFSLREKAKQAKIFLSLMELLENKMGQSSEEKFIPIHRSATSIDERYAITESERESYLKTYFKNHKLISFPTKQKRIIIVLQHIISYFEHKRRYSEKEVNDILKEIYHDYVTIRRYLIEYGFLGRRIDGSEYWVK, encoded by the coding sequence ATGAATTTTGAAGAAATATTTTGGGGCTCATCGATAGATGAAATTAAAAGAGGTTATGTGTATTTAAAAAAAGAAGGTATCTATATCTGTTTATGTTGTAATGAAGTATTTGAAGAGGGAATGATATATCAAAAAGACAATGCATTCATGGATGCAAAAAAAGCAGTGGAAATACATCTTGTTGATAAACATCAATCAATGTTTCATTATTTATTAGAAATGGATAAAAAGTATACATCCTTAACAGAACATCAGAAACAACTGATTTTAAAATTTTATAATGGGCTTAGTGATAAGGATATCGCAAAAGAAATGAGCGGGAGTACCTCTACTGTTAGAAATCAACGTTTCTCATTACGCGAGAAAGCAAAACAAGCTAAAATATTTTTATCATTAATGGAATTGTTAGAAAATAAAATGGGTCAGTCAAGTGAAGAGAAGTTTATTCCAATTCATAGATCTGCAACTAGTATTGATGAACGTTATGCCATTACAGAAAGTGAAAGAGAATCTTATTTAAAGACATATTTTAAAAATCATAAACTAATTAGTTTTCCTACCAAACAAAAGCGAATCATTATAGTACTTCAACATATAATTAGTTATTTTGAACATAAAAGACGATATAGTGAAAAAGAAGTGAACGATATCTTAAAAGAAATCTATCATGATTATGTGACAATTAGAAGATATCTTATTGAATATGGATTTTTAGGTAGAAGAATTGATGGAAGTGAGTATTGGGTGAAATGA
- a CDS encoding MFS transporter, with amino-acid sequence MKFGLPKIAFRKHLSTLFIAVCIMHLADFVIIPILPVILKIDKGLTPAQIGYIIGAGALSFQIGSIGGGLISDKIGRKFTLITGAIIEIIALIGFGLSNTYSMFHLFQILNGIGAGFFAPTIKAAISEYSKDSEDTRTTAFSLRGMSANLGIAIGGLIPLLVVGLTFSTFFFISAFFYVGLLLLSLFIPNSVDENQNHNITIKRYVEILKNKPFMVVSILFIFVWAIYAQLSLLLPLRAITIFKNAKLVGSIWTLTSLFVVLLQTSIESRIIRKIHIITSIAYGTLIMGIGIFLIGFSYSYFILLLSGFIFIIGEMLMTPTIDSTTSMLANKDIIAGYFSVGNIIYGLGTALGSFVGGKLINNYGINSLIPWFIILIASFFIALIVYIVGKTALIKKVLN; translated from the coding sequence ATGAAATTTGGACTACCGAAAATAGCATTTAGAAAACATCTCTCTACTTTATTCATCGCTGTTTGTATTATGCATTTAGCTGATTTTGTCATTATTCCAATACTTCCAGTTATATTAAAAATTGATAAAGGATTAACCCCAGCTCAAATTGGATACATCATCGGAGCTGGTGCTTTATCTTTTCAAATCGGAAGTATTGGCGGTGGACTAATTTCAGATAAAATTGGTCGTAAATTCACCTTAATCACTGGTGCAATTATTGAAATCATCGCTTTAATTGGTTTTGGTTTAAGTAATACTTATTCTATGTTTCATTTGTTTCAAATCCTTAATGGAATTGGGGCTGGATTTTTCGCTCCAACAATTAAAGCAGCCATTAGTGAATATTCAAAAGATTCAGAAGATACAAGAACAACCGCTTTTTCTTTGAGAGGGATGTCAGCTAATTTAGGAATTGCGATTGGTGGATTAATACCTCTCTTAGTTGTTGGACTAACCTTTTCTACCTTCTTTTTTATTTCTGCATTCTTTTATGTAGGATTATTATTGTTATCATTATTCATTCCTAATAGTGTTGATGAAAATCAAAACCATAATATTACTATAAAACGTTATGTTGAAATATTAAAGAATAAACCCTTTATGGTCGTTAGTATCTTATTTATATTTGTTTGGGCAATTTATGCTCAATTAAGTCTTTTATTACCTTTACGAGCAATAACTATATTTAAAAACGCAAAACTAGTGGGTAGTATTTGGACATTAACTAGTCTTTTTGTAGTTCTACTTCAAACATCAATTGAATCTCGCATTATTAGAAAAATTCATATTATAACATCTATCGCCTATGGAACACTCATTATGGGAATAGGTATATTTTTAATTGGATTTTCATATTCTTATTTTATTTTACTACTTAGTGGCTTTATTTTTATTATTGGAGAAATGTTAATGACACCAACAATCGATAGTACTACAAGTATGCTTGCCAATAAAGATATTATCGCAGGTTATTTTAGTGTTGGTAATATTATTTATGGCCTTGGTACAGCACTCGGTAGTTTCGTTGGAGGAAAGTTGATAAATAATTATGGCATTAATAGTTTAATTCCTTGGTTTATAATATTAATTGCTTCATTTTTCATTGCCTTAATCGTTTATATTGTTGGTAAAACAGCACTAATAAAAAAAGTTTTAAATTAA
- a CDS encoding GNAT family N-acetyltransferase gives MKNDILNYLNNEGKIKVYPSKQKRKKIVLSYLVSKFEYNRIYTEKEVNKIIDENHGFNDYFLLRRELIEHKYLARTRNGAKYWREDLLPEYFETNNLIVRDSTIDDEESLIGIGQSCSYLKQYTNEEFEDVLIHNRLVEGDLPPYGQKEFYQCKTIIEKDTKKIIGFFDYYRGYPTNQTLWISFFAIHKNQQHKGQGSEVVQALYAQLNNSQFKKISLGVHLKNWQGLRFWVKNGFDKIAGFYGDKEYSENHFSLIILERLIDESI, from the coding sequence ATGAAAAATGATATTTTAAATTATTTAAATAATGAAGGTAAAATAAAAGTCTATCCTTCAAAACAAAAAAGAAAAAAGATAGTTTTATCCTATCTTGTAAGTAAATTTGAATATAACAGGATTTATACTGAAAAAGAAGTTAATAAAATTATTGATGAAAATCATGGCTTTAATGATTACTTTTTATTGCGAAGAGAACTGATTGAGCATAAATACTTAGCGCGGACAAGAAATGGAGCTAAATATTGGCGTGAAGATCTTTTGCCAGAATATTTTGAAACAAATAATTTAATTGTACGTGATAGTACAATAGATGATGAAGAAAGTTTAATAGGGATTGGTCAGTCATGTTCATACTTAAAACAATATACAAATGAGGAATTTGAAGATGTTTTGATTCATAATAGATTAGTTGAGGGTGATTTACCACCTTATGGGCAAAAAGAGTTTTATCAGTGTAAAACCATCATAGAAAAAGATACAAAAAAAATAATTGGCTTTTTTGATTATTATCGTGGCTATCCCACAAATCAAACGTTATGGATAAGCTTCTTTGCAATCCATAAAAATCAACAACATAAAGGACAGGGTTCAGAAGTTGTGCAAGCATTATATGCACAATTGAATAATAGTCAGTTTAAAAAGATTAGTTTGGGAGTACATTTAAAAAATTGGCAGGGATTACGTTTTTGGGTTAAAAATGGTTTTGATAAGATAGCAGGTTTTTATGGTGACAAAGAATATAGTGAAAACCATTTTAGCCTCATCATCCTTGAAAGATTAATTGATGAGAGTATATGA
- the ald gene encoding alanine dehydrogenase, with the protein MRIGVPKEIKNNENRIAVTPAGVMQFIANGHQVFVETNGGLGSGFTNEEYIKAGATIVNTAEEAWACDMVMKVKEPIAPEYKFFREDLLLFTYLHLAADETLTHELVKSKMTTVAYETVESSDGKLPLLTPMSEVAGRMSVVVGSNYLLKYNGGKGILLSGVPGTPKGNVVIVGGGVAGVNAAKMAIGLGANVTILDINIDRLRYLDDVFGNDINTLYSNRFNLEQAVKEADLLVGAVLIPGAKAPKLVTDDMVAQMKPGSVIVDIAIDQGGCIATIDRPTTHDNPVYTKHDVVHYSVANMPGAASRTSTFALTNATMKYAISLANNGLIGACKKDEGLLKGINTCKGYVTYKAVSDSLNLEYGDVKDLLK; encoded by the coding sequence ATGAGAATAGGCGTACCAAAAGAAATAAAAAATAATGAAAATCGTATTGCAGTAACACCTGCAGGAGTAATGCAGTTTATCGCTAATGGTCATCAAGTTTTTGTAGAAACAAATGGTGGATTAGGTTCTGGATTTACTAATGAGGAGTACATTAAAGCTGGTGCTACAATAGTAAATACGGCAGAAGAAGCCTGGGCATGTGATATGGTTATGAAAGTAAAAGAACCAATCGCTCCAGAGTATAAGTTCTTTAGAGAAGATTTATTATTATTTACTTATCTTCACTTAGCGGCTGATGAAACACTAACACATGAATTAGTGAAATCTAAAATGACTACAGTAGCTTATGAAACAGTTGAATCAAGTGATGGTAAATTACCACTTTTAACACCAATGAGTGAAGTGGCAGGAAGAATGTCAGTTGTTGTTGGATCAAATTACTTATTAAAATATAATGGAGGGAAAGGTATTTTATTAAGTGGTGTTCCAGGAACACCTAAAGGAAATGTAGTGATTGTTGGTGGTGGTGTAGCTGGTGTTAATGCTGCTAAAATGGCAATTGGCCTTGGTGCTAATGTAACGATATTAGATATTAATATTGATCGTTTACGCTATTTAGATGATGTATTTGGAAATGATATAAATACATTATATTCAAATAGATTTAATCTTGAACAAGCTGTTAAAGAGGCAGATTTATTAGTCGGTGCAGTTTTAATTCCAGGTGCTAAAGCTCCTAAATTAGTGACTGATGATATGGTTGCACAAATGAAACCAGGCTCTGTAATAGTTGATATCGCAATTGACCAAGGTGGATGTATTGCAACAATTGATCGTCCTACAACTCATGATAATCCAGTTTATACTAAACATGATGTTGTTCATTATTCAGTAGCTAATATGCCTGGTGCTGCTAGTAGAACTTCTACATTTGCACTTACAAACGCTACAATGAAATATGCAATTAGTTTAGCAAACAATGGATTAATCGGAGCTTGTAAGAAAGATGAAGGATTATTAAAAGGAATTAATACTTGTAAAGGTTATGTCACTTATAAAGCAGTTAGTGATTCATTGAATTTAGAATATGGTGATGTTAAAGACCTACTAAAATAA
- a CDS encoding WG repeat-containing protein: MKNRYIIISLVVFLVFLGITLNHYLTQGYEIIYIEKNNITKTNKPRGRDETLLPVGYLEYDQGVGYWGYIDLDGEVAISLTYDETYFFDENYLAVVKKDEKFGLINTVETKILPIEYETIKYMGSNIYYYQDETSGHIARYDNNSDIMIKLKDVTYDEVGYFTDSLAYVTADNKLGYINLNGEVEIELLYDFYPDFDFNFYDGFAFIYQNNKFGIINKNNEVVLTPQQDEVLNDYIIQFDYQKEHFVNYDMIPYRSGDLWGYMKHDGTICIEPQFLEAYPFTDNHHARVKLTSGKYNFIFKNGHVLSTHDYVEANDFYNGYAMVSLGIGQEGMINHMGEMIINNEYDYVGTVNQGVILTIDNGHSKYHRIDNLDEFVTINYYLGDDMTDCRVVFASDEGGDDKTYVILNLQGQRVYNEITSKYYEQFYYNNGPYISLVAYEEASNLEYYTYIHKGELLWKVYKD; encoded by the coding sequence ATGAAGAATAGATATATAATAATAAGTTTAGTTGTGTTTTTAGTATTTTTAGGAATTACCCTTAATCATTATTTAACTCAAGGTTATGAAATAATTTATATTGAAAAAAATAATATCACTAAAACAAATAAACCTAGAGGTCGAGATGAAACCCTTCTTCCTGTTGGGTATTTAGAATATGATCAAGGCGTTGGATATTGGGGCTATATTGATTTAGATGGGGAAGTTGCGATTTCTCTTACCTATGATGAAACGTATTTTTTTGATGAAAATTACTTAGCGGTTGTTAAAAAAGATGAAAAGTTTGGATTAATTAATACAGTTGAAACCAAAATCTTGCCAATTGAATATGAGACAATAAAATATATGGGTAGTAATATTTATTATTATCAAGATGAAACATCTGGTCATATCGCTAGGTATGATAATAATAGTGATATTATGATTAAACTTAAAGATGTCACTTATGATGAAGTAGGTTATTTTACTGATTCATTGGCATATGTTACTGCTGATAATAAATTAGGTTACATTAATCTTAATGGTGAAGTAGAAATTGAGTTATTATATGATTTTTATCCAGACTTTGATTTTAATTTTTATGATGGATTTGCTTTTATTTATCAAAATAATAAATTCGGAATTATTAATAAAAATAATGAAGTGGTCTTAACACCACAACAAGATGAAGTTTTAAATGACTATATAATACAATTTGATTATCAAAAAGAACATTTTGTTAACTATGATATGATTCCTTATCGTTCTGGTGATTTATGGGGATATATGAAACATGATGGAACAATCTGTATTGAACCACAATTTTTAGAAGCTTATCCATTTACTGATAATCATCATGCAAGAGTTAAATTAACAAGTGGAAAATATAATTTCATATTCAAAAATGGGCATGTACTTTCAACCCATGATTATGTAGAAGCCAATGATTTTTATAATGGATATGCGATGGTTAGTTTAGGTATAGGTCAAGAAGGTATGATTAACCATATGGGAGAGATGATAATTAATAATGAGTATGATTATGTAGGAACTGTAAATCAAGGGGTGATTTTAACCATTGATAATGGGCATAGTAAATATCATCGAATTGACAATTTAGATGAATTTGTCACAATTAATTACTATCTAGGGGATGATATGACCGATTGTAGAGTTGTTTTTGCATCTGATGAAGGTGGTGATGATAAGACTTATGTCATTTTAAATCTGCAAGGACAAAGAGTTTATAATGAAATAACTTCAAAATACTATGAACAATTTTATTACAATAATGGTCCATATATTAGTTTGGTTGCTTATGAAGAAGCATCAAATTTAGAATATTATACATATATTCATAAAGGAGAATTGTTGTGGAAAGTATATAAAGATTAA
- a CDS encoding DegV family protein: MKYKIIADSCCDINEDMKKNMNIELVPLSLQLEDKVFVDDESLNVLDYVKEMKACPIAPKTACPSPQDFINRYQRDEDTFVVTLSQELSGTYNSAEIARKIYLEEHKEKFIHVFNSKSASVGETLIALKIDELVKSGISKEEIVEKVDEFIKGMKTYFLLESLEHLAKAGRLKSYVAVIATLLKIKPIMGANSDGSIRLVHKVRGYKKAFSKLVDTISEEIHDFSDRILGIAHCNCLDKAIALKDKVLEKYNFKDIFIVEMQGLSSTYADDGGIVIAF, translated from the coding sequence ATGAAGTATAAAATAATAGCTGATAGTTGTTGTGATATAAATGAAGATATGAAAAAGAATATGAATATTGAGTTAGTACCTTTAAGTTTACAATTAGAAGATAAAGTTTTTGTGGATGATGAGTCATTAAATGTATTAGATTATGTTAAAGAAATGAAGGCATGTCCTATAGCACCTAAGACAGCTTGCCCATCACCTCAAGATTTCATAAATCGTTATCAACGTGACGAGGATACTTTTGTGGTAACTTTATCACAAGAGTTAAGTGGAACTTATAATAGTGCTGAAATCGCAAGAAAGATCTATTTAGAAGAACATAAAGAAAAGTTTATTCATGTATTTAATTCAAAAAGTGCATCTGTTGGAGAAACCCTTATCGCTTTAAAAATTGATGAACTCGTAAAATCTGGCATATCTAAAGAAGAAATTGTTGAAAAAGTTGATGAATTTATAAAAGGAATGAAAACTTACTTTCTATTAGAAAGCCTTGAACATTTAGCGAAAGCTGGAAGATTAAAATCATACGTGGCAGTGATTGCGACATTACTTAAGATTAAACCGATTATGGGAGCAAATTCAGATGGTTCGATTCGCTTGGTTCATAAAGTGAGAGGGTATAAAAAAGCTTTTTCAAAGTTAGTTGATACAATTAGTGAAGAAATTCATGACTTTAGTGACCGTATATTAGGTATTGCTCATTGCAACTGTTTAGATAAAGCGATTGCGCTAAAAGATAAGGTTCTTGAAAAATACAATTTCAAAGATATCTTTATTGTTGAAATGCAGGGCTTAAGCTCAACTTATGCTGATGATGGTGGTATAGTTATTGCTTTTTAA